A window of Saccharomyces paradoxus chromosome XI, complete sequence contains these coding sequences:
- the PMU1 gene encoding putative phosphomutase (phosphomutase~similar to YKL128C) has protein sequence MLLRAVPGYFAAYPNEGFQGLDSTKYDHLQLINHKDWEELYYAMPRNTKTHHYKLLILARHGQGYHNAAILRYGMEKWDAYWSLLSGDEHGEWLDSKLTPLGKDQVRRTGSNVLLPVTKQLGMLPHVFFSSPMRRCLETFIESWTPVLAEMQKVPTGTKISTRIIEGLRETLGSHTCDKRVPHSITVDEYQDFRTESGHTVHWQYVPDYPEEDDLWLVDHRETCAELDKRTQDGLSELFNQLSSEEKFVSLTCHSGVIQSVLRNLQHPPVYNLDTGKVVAVVVEVPVNTAGQGRL, from the coding sequence atgttACTCAGAGCAGTCCCAGGATATTTTGCTGCATATCCAAATGAAGGTTTTCAAGGTTTGGACTCTACCAAGTACGATCATTTACAATTGATTAACCATAAAGATTGGGAGGAATTATATTATGCTATGCCTAGGAATACTAAAACTCACCATTATAAGCTGTTAATCTTGGCTAGACATGGTCAAGGATACCACAACGCTGCCATACTAAGGTATGGTATGGAGAAATGGGATGCATATTGGTCATTGCTTTCGGGCGATGAACACGGAGAGTGGCTTGACTCTAAACTGACGCCTCTAGGCAAAGATCAAGTTAGAAGAACGGGGTCCAATGTTCTGTTACCGGTGACAAAGCAGCTAGGTATGCTACCTCatgtttttttcagttctCCAATGAGAAGATGTCTCGAAACATTCATTGAATCCTGGACACCAGTTTTGGCCGAGATGCAAAAGGTACCAACCGGAACTAAAATTTCCACACGCATTATAGAGGGTTTAAGAGAGACCCTGGGCTCTCACACTTGTGACAAAAGAGTGCCTCACTCAATAACAGTTGACGAATACCAAGATTTCCGCACAGAATCAGGCCACACTGTACATTGGCAATATGTACCAGATTAcccagaagaagatgatttGTGGCTAGTTGATCACAGAGAAACGTGTGCGGAATTAGACAAGCGTACACAGGATGGGCTATCCGAGCTATTTAACCAACTGTCAagcgaagaaaaattcgTCTCTCTTACTTGCCATTCGGGCGTCATTCAAAGTGTCTTAAGGAATTTACAGCATCCTCCAGTTTACAACTTGGATACAGGTAAAGTCGTCGCTGTCGTCGTGGAAGTGCCAGTCAACACGGCCGGTCAAGGTAGGCTTTAA
- the PGM1 gene encoding phosphoglucomutase PGM1 (Phosphoglucomutase, minor isoform~similar to YKL127W): MSFLIDIVPTVAYKDQKPGTSGLRKKTKVFMDEPHYTENFIQATMQSIPNGSKGVTLVVGGDGRFYNDVIMNKIAAIGAANGVRKLVIGQGGLLSTPAASHIIRTYEDKCNGGGIILTASHNPGGPENDLGIKYNLPNGGPAPESVTNAIWEASKNLSHYKIIKDFPKLNLNKLGINQKYGPLLVDIIDPAKAYVQFLKEIFDFGLIKSFLTEQREAKGWKLLFDSLNGITGPYGKAIFVDEFGLPAEEVLQNWHPLPDFGGLHPDPNLTYARTLVDRVNREKIAFGAASDGDGDRNMIYGYGPAFVSPGDSVAIIAEYAPEIPYFAKQGIYGLARSFPTSSAIDRVAAKKGLKCYEVPTGWKFFCALFDAKKLSICGEESFGTGSNHIREKDGLWAIVAWLNILAIYHKRNPENEASIKTIQDEFWNEYGRTFFTRYDYEHIECEQAEKVVALLNEFVSKPEVCGSRFPGDESLTVIDCGDFSYRDLDGSISEKQGLFVKLSNGAKFVLRLSGTGSSGATIRLYIEKYTDNKDDYDQTADVFLKPVINSIVKFLKFKNILGTEEPTVRT, from the coding sequence ATGTCATTTCTAATAGATATTGTACCAACAGTTGCTTACAAGGACCAAAAACCGGGTACTTCAGGTTTACGTAAGAAGACCAAGGTTTTCATGGATGAGCCTCATTACACTGAGAACTTCATTCAAGCGACGATGCAATCTATTCCGAACGGTTCAAAAGGGGTCACTTTAGTGGTTGGTGGGGACGGTCGTTTCTATAATGATGTTATCATGAACAAGATTGCCGCTATAGGTGCTGCCAACGGTGTCAGAAAGTTAGTCATTGGTCAAGGCGGTTTACTATCAACACCAGCTGCTTCCCATATAATAAGAACATATGAAGACAAGTGTAACGGCGGTGGCATCATTTTAACCGCCTCTCATAATCCGGGCGGTCCAGAAAATGATTTAGGTATCAAGTACAATCTACCTAATGGTGGTCCAGCTCCAGAGAGTGTCACTAACGCCATCTGGGAGGCGTCCAAGAACTTAAGTCACTATAAAATTATAAAGGACTTCCCcaaattgaatttgaacAAGCTTGGTATAAACCAAAAATACGGACCATTACTAGTGGACATCATTGATCCAGCCAAGGCATACgttcaatttttgaaggaaatttttgattttggcttaatcaaaagtttcttaaCGGAACAGCGCGAAGCCAAGGGATGGAAGTTGTTGTTTGACTCCTTGAATGGTATTACAGGACCATATGGTAAGGCCATATTCGTTGATGAATTTGGTCTCCCAGCAGAAGAAGTTCTCCAAAATTGGCACCCTCTACCTGATTTTGGCGGTTTGCATCCCGATCCAAATCTAACCTATGCTCGTACTCTTGTTGACAGAGTTAACCGCGAGAAGATTGCTTTTGGAGCAGCCTCCGATGGTGATGGTGACAGGAATATGATCTACGGTTATGGTCCTGCATTCGTTTCACCAGGTGATTCTGTTGCTATTATTGCCGAATATGCGCCAGAAATTCCATACTTCGCCAAACAAGGTATCTACGGGCTAGCACGCTCATTTCCTACATCCTCAGCCATTGATCGTGTTGCAGCTAAGAAGGGGTTGAAGTGTTACGAAGTCCCAACCGgttggaaatttttctgcGCCTTATTTGATGCTAAAAAGTTATCAATATGTGGTGAAGAATCCTTTGGTACAGGTTCTAATCATATTAGAGAAAAGGATGGTCTATGGGCCATTGTTGCTTGGTTAAATATTTTGGCTATTTACCATAAGCGTAATCCTGAGAATGAAGCTTCGATCAAAACCATCCAGGACGAATTCTGGAACGAATATGGCCGTACCTTCTTCACAAGATACGATTATGAACATATCGAATGTGAGCAGGCTGAAAAAGTTGTGGCTcttttgaatgaatttGTATCAAAGCCGGAAGTTTGTGGCTCTCGCTTCCCAGGTGATGAGTCTTTAACTGTCATCGATTGTGGTGATTTTTCGTATAGAGACTTGGACGGTTCCATCTCTGAAAAGCAAGGCCTGTTCGTAAAGTTATCAAATGGGGCTAAATTTGTCCTGAGATTATCCGGCACAGGCAGTTCTGGTGCAACAATAAGATTATACATAGAAAAGTATACTGATAACAAGGACGACTATGACCAAACCGCCGACGTCTTCTTGAAACCCGTCATCAATTCCATTGTGAAATTCttaaaattcaaaaacattttaGGAACAGAGGAACCAACAGTCCGTACATAG
- the SHE2 gene encoding She2p (RNA-binding protein that binds specific mRNAs and interacts with She3p~similar to YKL130C) translates to MSADKDIKVTPGTSELVEQILALLSRYLSSYIHVLNKFISHLRRVATLRFERTTLIKFVKKLRFYNDCVLSYNASEFINEGKDGLDPNADSLDKVILPIASMFVKCVETFDLLNYYLTQSLQKEILSKTLNEDLTLTAESILAIDDSYNHFVKFSQWMIESLRIGSNLLDLEVVQFAIKCADEDGTNIGETDNIFLQEILPVNSEEEFQTLSAAWHSILDGKLSALDEEFDVVATKWHDKFGKLKN, encoded by the coding sequence ATGAGTGCTGATAAAGATATTAAGGTCACTCCTGGAACCAGTGAATTAGTTGAACAGATATTAGCCTTGCTCTCCCGGTATCTCTCATCTTATATTCACGTCCTGAACAAGTTCATTAGCCATTTGCGAAGGGTAGCTACGCTACGATTCGAAAGAACTACTTTGATCAAATTTGTCAAGAAATTAAGATTCTACAATGATTGTGTATTAAGCTATAACGCATCAGAGTTCATCAATGAAGGTAAGGACGGATTAGATCCAAATGCGGACTCGCTTGATAAAGTGATTTTACCAATAGCCTCAATGTTCGTTAAATGCGTCGAAACATTCGACTTACTGAACTATTATCTAACGCAATCAttacaaaaggaaattttatCCAAGACTTTGAATGAGGACCTAACACTAACAGCAGAATCCATATTGGCTATTGACGACAGCTACAATCATTTCGTGAAGTTTTCTCAATGGATGATTGAGTCCTTGCGTATAGGTAGCAACCTCTTAGATTTAGAAGTTGTCCAATTCGCCATCAAATGTGCTGATGAGGACGGTACAAATATCGGAGAAACTGATAACATCTTTCTGCAGGAGATCCTTCCTGTCaattctgaagaagaatttcaGACCTTGTCAGCTGCGTGGCACTCTATTTTAGATGGAAAGCTGAGTGCCTTAGACGAAGAATTCGACGTCGTCGCTACCAAGTGGCATGACAAGTTTGGTAAGTTGAAGAATTGA
- the YPK1 gene encoding serine/threonine protein kinase YPK1 (Serine/threonine protein kinase~similar to YKL126W), whose translation MYSWKSKFKFGKSKEEKEAKHSGFFHSSKKEEQQNNQTTAGGHDASITRSSLDRKGTINPSNSSVVPVRVSYDASSSTSTVRDSNVGNSETSNPSPNLEETADIGSTGTPNDATSSSGMMTIKVYNGDDFILPFPITSSEQILNKLLASGVPPPHKEISKEVDALIAQLTRVQLKNQGPADEDLISSESAAKFIPSTIMLPGSSTLNPLLYFTIEFDNTVATIEAEYGTIAKPGFNKISTFDVTRKLPYLKIDVFARIPSILLPSKTWQQEMGLQDEKLQTIFDKINSNQDIHLDSFHLPINLSFDSAASIRLYNHHWITLDNGLGKINISIDYKPSRNKPLSIDDFDLLKVIGKGSFGKVMQVRKKDTQKVYALKAIRKSYIVSKSEVTHTLAERTVLARVDCPFIVPLKFSFQSPEKLYFVLAFINGGELFYHLQKEGRFDLSRARFYTAELLCALDNLHKLDVIYRDLKPENILLDYQGHIALCDFGLCKLNMKDEDKTDTFCGTPEYLAPELLLGLGYTKAVDWWTLGVLLYEMLTGLPPYYDEDVPKMYKKILQEPLVFPDGFDRDAKDLLIGLLSRDPTRRLGYNGADEIRNHPFFSQLSWKRLLMKGYIPPYKPAVSNSMDTSNFDEEFTREKPIDSVVDEYLSESVQKQFGGWTYVGNEQLGSSMVQGRSIR comes from the coding sequence atgtattCTTGGAAGTCAAAGTTTAAGTTTGGAAAATctaaagaagagaaagaggCCAAACATAGTGGGTTTTTTCACTCCtctaaaaaggaagaacagCAGAATAATCAAACAACTGCCGGCGGACATGATGCTTCAATTACTCGTTCATCTTTGGACAGGAAAGGTACGATAAATCCATCGAATTCTTCAGTGGTTCCGGTTCGTGTTTCATACGATGCGTCTTCATCGACCTCTACTGTACGAGATTCAAATGTCGGCAACTCAGAAACCAGCAACCCATCTCCCAATTTAGAGGAAACAGCGGATATTGGTTCTACGGGGACACCCAACGATGCCACCTCAAGTTCAGGAATGATGACTATCAAGGTATATAATGGTGATGACTTTATTTTACCTTTTCCTATTACTTCAAGCGAACAAATATTGAATAAACTATTGGCATCCGGTGTTCCACCGCCACATAAGGAGATTAGCAAAGAAGTAGATGCTTTAATCGCGCAGTTGACCCGTGTTCAACTAAAGAACCAAGGTCCAGCTGATGAGGATTTAATTTCTAGTGAGTCAGCAGCGAAGTTCATTCCATCTACTATCATGTTACCAGGGTCCTCTACCTTGAATCCGCTACTCTATTTCACTattgaatttgataataCAGTTGCCACTATCGAGGCAGAATATGGTACGATTGCTAAACCTGGTTTCAACAAGATATCTACATTTGAtgtaacaagaaaattacCGTATTTAAAGATTGATGTATTTGCAAGGATTCCCTCCATTCTTTTGCCATCAAAGACATGGCAACAGGAAATGGGTTTACAAGACGAGAAGCTACAAACTAtctttgataaaataaattcCAATCAAGATATACATTTAGACTCTTTCCATTTGCCCATCAACTTGAGTTTTGACTCTGCAGCCAGTATTAGACTATATAACCACCACTGGATCACACTGGATAATGGCTTAGGTAAGATCAATATTAGCATTGACTATAAAccttcaagaaataaaccCTTGTCCATCGATGATTTCGACCTTTTGAAGGTTATCGGTAAGGGTTCATTTGGTAAAGTGATGCAAGTTAGAAAGAAAGATACACAAAAAGTTTACGCTTTGAAAGCGATCAGAAAATCATACATTGTCTCTAAATCCGAAGTCACGCATACGTTGGCGGAAAGAACAGTTCTAGCACGCGTCGATTGTCCATTTATTGTGCCtttgaagttttctttccaatCACCGGaaaaattatattttgttttagCGTTTATCAATGGTGGTGAGTTGTTTTATCACCTACAAAAGGAAGGGAGGTTTGATTTATCACGCGCTAGGTTTTATACCGCAGAATTGTTATGTGCGTTAGATAACTTGCACAAACTAGATGTCATCTATCGTGACTTGAAACCagagaatattttattgGATTATCAAGGCCATATTGCCCTTTGTGATTTTGGACTGTGTAAATTGAATATGAAGGATGAAGATAAGACAGATACCTTTTGTGGGACCCCAGAATACTTGGCACCAGAACTATTATTAGGTTTGGGTTATACAAAGGCGGTAGATTGGTGGACATTGGGAGTCTTGTTATACGAGATGCTCACAGGCCTTCCTCCTTATTATGACGAAGATGTTCCAAAAATGTATAAGAAGATTTTACAAGAGCCACTAGTTTTCCCAGATGGATTTGATAGAGATGCGAAGGATTTATTGATTGGGTTACTAAGTCGTGATCCGACAAGAAGATTGGGCTACAATGGTGCCGACGAAATTCGGAACCATCCTTTTTTCAGTCAATTATCATGGAAGCGTCTGTTGATGAAGGGTTATATTCCACCATATAAACCAGCTGTTAGTAATTCCATGGATACTAGTAACTTTGATGAGGAATTTACCAGGGAGAAGCCAATTGATAGTGTGGTAGATGAATACTTGAGTGAAAGTGTTCAAAAGCAATTTGGTGGCTGGACATACGTTGGAAATGAACAGCTTGGTAGCTCAATGGTGCAAGGTAGAAGCATTAGATAG
- the MYO3 gene encoding myosin 3 (One of two type I myosins~similar to YKL129C) translates to MAVIKRGARRKDVKEPKKRSAKIKKATFDANKKKEVGVSDLTLLSKISDESINENLKKRFKNGIIYTYIGHVLISVNPFRDLGIYTNAVLGSYKGKNRLEVPPHVFAIAESMYYNLKSYNENQCVIISGESGAGKTEAAKRIMQYIAAASNSHSESIGKIKDMVLATNPLLESFGCAKTLRNNNSSRHGKYLEIKFNSQFEPCAGNITNYLLEKQRVVSQIKNERNFHIFYQFTKGASDTYRQMLGVQMPEQYIYTAAAGCTTADTIDDIKDFQGTLEAMRTIGLAQEEQDQIFRMLAAILWIGNISFIENEEGNAQIRDTSVTDFVAYLLQVDASLLMKCLVERIMQTSHGMKRGSVYHVPLNPVQATAVRDALAKAIYNNLFDWIVDRVNVSLQAFPGADKSIGILDIYGFEIFEHNSFEQICINYVNEKLQQIFIQLTLKAEQETYEREKIKWTPIKYFDNKVVCDLIEAKRPPGIFAAMNDSIATAHADSNAADQAFAQRLNLFNSNPYFELRANKFVIKHYAGDVTYDINGITDKNKDQLQKDLIELIGTTTNTFLSTIFPDDVDKDSKRRPPTAGDKIIKSANELVETLSKAEPSYIRTIKPNQTKSPDDYDDHQVLHQVKYLGLQENVRIRRAGFAYRQSFEKFVERFYLLSPDCSYAGDYTWEGDTLEAVKLILRDAMIPEKEFQLGVTSVFIKTPESLFALEDMRDKYWYNMAARIQRAWRRFLQRRIDAAIKIQRIIREKKGGNKYVKLRDYGAKLLGGKKERRSMSLLGYRAFMGDYLSCNESKTKGSYIRRQVGIKDKVVFSIKGECLHSKFGRSAQRLKKVFILTKKTFYIIGQTREQNAMKYTQDYKIDLGKIKQVCLTNLQDDWMGVILLNSAQPDPLINTPFKTELVTRMKKLNDKIIIKIGPTIEYHKQPNKLHAVRSKISDSAPKYGDIYKSSTIYVRRGHPANSKSNKKPKNPGGLSGKPIKSKKSKHKSTHKHTHSHRTHRVTAKKQPLPSQKPTNQLSLAATAAQAAYNPKPDKTVPRKASANPGTKPSSKYNSKSLSKENTILKKASSSHKSSSAKENQVSMPPSKRVNENKEPLKATTADIPTPPPPPPMGQPEDPKFEAAYDFPGSGSSSELPLKKGDIVFISRDEPSGWSLAKLLDGSKEGWVPTAYMTPYKETRRTVSITATAAVDNATNQKASQINNTISSAQENVQLESTTAESTSNNQTKLMGSFSDGLASALAARANKMRAESAEDDDDNGDGDDDDDW, encoded by the coding sequence ATGGCTGTCATAAAAAGGGGAGCACGCAGAAAGGACGTTAAGGAGCCTAAGAAAAGATCTgcaaaaatcaaaaaggcTACGTTTGAtgcaaataaaaaaaaagaagtagGTGTTTCTGATTTGACACTGTTGTCAAAAATATCTGATGAATCtattaatgaaaatttgaaaaaaaggtttaAGAATGGGATTATTTACACCTATATTGGCCATGTGTTAATTAGTGTAAATCCATTCCGCGATTTGGGAATATATACAAATGCTGTTTTGGGGTCATATAAAGGAAAGAATAGACTTGAAGTTCCACCACATGTGTTTGCTATCGCAGAATCTATGTATTACAATCTTAAATCTTACAATGAAAACCAGtgtgttattatttctgGTGAGTCCGGTGCTGGTAAGACGGAAGCAGCCAAACGTATTATGCAATATATTGCAGCTGCATCTAATAGCCATTCTGAATCGATCGGGAAGATTAAAGATATGGTTCTCGCTACTAATCCGCTTCTTGAATCATTTGGCTGTGCTAAAACTCTGCGGAACAATAACTCTTCGAGGCACGGCAAATATCTAGAAATTAAATTCAACTCTCAATTTGAACCTTGCGCAGGTAATATCACAAATTACTTGCTAGAGAAACAAAGAGTTGTTAGTCAAATTAAAAACGAAAGAAactttcatattttttaccAATTCACTAAAGGTGCCTCAGATACGTACAGACAGATGCTCGGTGTACAAATGCCTGaacaatatatatacactGCTGCAGCTGGTTGTACTACTGCGGACACAATCGATGACataaaagattttcaaGGAACGTTAGAGGCTATGAGAACGATTGGTTTGGCccaagaagaacaagacCAAATTTTCAGAATGCTGGCGGCAATCCTGTGGATTGGTAACATTTCCTTCatagaaaatgaagagggAAATGCTCAGATAAGAGATACTTCAGTGACTGATTTTGTTGCTTATTTATTGCAGGTTGATGCTTCGTTACTGATGAAGTGTTTAGTGGAAAGAATCATGCAGACCAGTCACGGAATGAAGAGGGGCTCAGTTTATCATGTACCTTTGAATCCAGTCCAAGCGACAGCAGTGAGAGATGCTCTTGCCAAAGCaatatataataatttATTCGACTGGATTGTTGATAGGGTTAACGTATCCTTACAGGCTTTCCCTGGTGCTGATAAATCAATTGGGATTTTAGACATTTACggctttgaaatttttgaacataACTCTTTTGAGCAAATATGTATCAATTATGTTAATGAAAAgcttcaacaaatttttattcaattgaCTCTGAAAGCTGAACAAGAGACTtatgaaagagaaaaaatcaaatggACCCCCATCAAGTACTTTGACAATAAGGTTGTATGTGATTTAATCGAAGCGAAAAGGCCACCGGGTATTTTTGCTGCAATGAATGATTCTATTGCAACTGCTCATGCAGATTCTAATGCCGCTGATCAGGCGTTTGCTCAACGACTTAACTTATTTAATTCAAATCCATACTTTGAGTTAAGAGCTAACAAATTTGTTATTAAACATTACGCCGGAGATGTCACCTATGACATCAATGGTATAACCGATAAAAATAAGGACCAACTCCAAAAGGACCTAATTGAATTAATCGGCACAACTACAAATACATTTCTTTCCACAATTTTTCCCGATGATGTTGATAAAGATTCAAAGAGACGGCCTCCAACTGCAGGtgataaaataattaaaAGTGCAAATGAACTAGTGGAAACTCTGTCAAAAGCTGAGCCTTCCTATATTAGAACAATCAAGCCTAATCAAACTAAATCACCAGATGACTATGATGATCACCAAGTGCTACATCAAGTAAAATATTTGGGTTTGCAAGAAAATGTCCGCATCAGAAGGGCTGGTTTTGCTTACAgacaatcttttgaaaaatttgtcgaaagattttatttattgtCTCCTGATTGTTCATATGCTGGTGATTACACCTGGGAAGGGGATACTCTTGAGGCGGTCAAACTTATCTTAAGAGATGCCATGATACCGGAAAAGGAATTTCAACTTGGAGTAACGAGTGTATTCATTAAAACTCCGGAATCTCTGTTTGCTCTGGAAGATATGCGTGATAAATACTGGTACAATATGGCTGCTAGAATCCAGAGAGCATGGAGAAggtttcttcaaagacGTATTGACGCTGCGATAAAAATTCAGCGTATTATTAGAGAGAAAAAGGGTGGAAACAAGTACGTAAAGCTTCGTGATTACGGCGCCAAACTTTTGGGGggtaaaaaagagagaagaTCTATGTCTTTACTTGGATACAGGGCCTTTATGGGCGATTACCTATCCTGCAATGAGTCTAAAACAAAAGGATCATACATTAGAAGACAGGTAGGAATCAAGGATAAAgttgttttttcaataaaggGGGAATGTTTGCACTCAAAATTTGGCAGATCAGCTCaaagattgaaaaaagtgttCATCTTAACGAAGAAGAcattttatattattgGACAAACACGGGAACAAAACGCTATGAAATATACACAGGATTATAAAATTGATCTGGGTAAAATTAAACAAGTGTGCTTAACAAACCTCCAAGATGATTGGATGGGCGTTATCCTTCTCAATAGTGCGCAACCTGATCCACTCATTAATACACCTTTCAAGACGGAATTAGTGACACGtatgaaaaagttaaatgataagataataataaagatcGGCCCCACAATTGAATATCACAAACAACCAAACAAGTTGCACGCTGTTCGCTCAAAAATTAGCGATTCAGCACCGAAATATGGTGATATATACAAGTCGAGCACAATATATGTGCGTCGTGGGCACCCTGCTAACTCTAAATCGAACAAAAAACCTAAGAATCCTGGTGGATTGAGCGGCAAACCTATCAAAagtaagaaaagtaaacaCAAGTCTACTCACAAACATACGCACAGCCATAGAACTCACAGGGTTACTGCAAAAAAACAACCGCTCCCTTCACAAAAACCTACCAATCAGTTATCTTTAGCAGCTACAGCTGCACAGGCAGCATACAATCCTAAGCCAGATAAGACTGTACCAAGAAAAGCATCTGCAAACCCTGGTACAAAACCAAGCTCAAAATACAACTCAAAATCCTTATCCAAGGAAAACAccatattgaaaaaggccTCCTCAAGCCATAAATCCTCATCTGCTAAAGAAAACCAGGTATCAATGCCACCTTCAAAAAGGgttaatgaaaataaggaGCCATTGAAGGCAACAACCGCAGACATACCAACTCCACCACCTCCTCCTCCCATGGGCCAACCTGAAGATCCAAAATTCGAAGCTGCATACGACTTCCCAGGTTCTGGATCATCTTCGGAGCTACCATTAAAAAAGGGCGACATTGTATTTATAAGCAGAGATGAACCTAGTGGTTGGTCTTTAGCGAAACTTCTCGATGGAAGCAAAGAAGGTTGGGTTCCCACTGCTTACATGACTCCTTATAAAGAGACAAGACGCACGGTATCTATAACAGCAACGGCGGCTGTGGATAACGCCACAAATCAAAAAGCGAGCCAGATCAACAATACCATTTCAAGCGCACAAGAAAATGTGCAATTAGAAAGCACAACAGCTGAATCTACTAGTAATAACCAAACTAAGCTCATGGGGTCATTCAGTGATGGTTTAGCTTCTGCATTAGCAGCAAGGGCAAACAAAATGCGGGCCGAAAGTGCtgaggatgatgatgacaatggCGATGGtgacgacgatgatgactggtaa